The Triticum aestivum cultivar Chinese Spring chromosome 3A, IWGSC CS RefSeq v2.1, whole genome shotgun sequence genome includes a region encoding these proteins:
- the LOC123057852 gene encoding probable inactive shikimate kinase like 1, chloroplastic, whose protein sequence is MAMAMRAAAAFFSPSASPSTKQQQTHAVFSTRRGSTRRIHHRRLRAFPATELTLEELNPSVALLRKTAEAVGDFRKTPIYIVGTDCNAKRNIAKLLANSIIYRYLCSEDLLEDVLGGKEALAAFRESDEKGYLEVETEGLKQLTSMGSLVLCCGDGAVMNSTNLGLLRHGVSIWIDVPLELAVNDMLKSKGAQAISDPDSFSQAMAKLRQRYDDLKERYAVSDVTVSVQNVASQLGYSSIDSLSLEDMVIEIVSRIEKLIQAKAMMEAAGKPE, encoded by the exons ATGGCGATGGCGATGCGGGCGGCAGCGGCCTTCTTCTCGccctccgcctccccgagcacgaAGCAGCAGCAGACGCACGCCGTCTTCTCCACACGGCGCGGCTCCACCCGCCGTATCCATCACCGTCGCCTCCGCGCCTTCCCAG CCACCGAGCTGACCCTCGAGGAGCTCAACCCCTCCGTCGCCCTGCTC AGGAAGACCGCGGAGGCCGTCGGCGATTTCAGGAAGACGCCCATCTACATCGTCG GGACGGACTGCAATGCCAAGCGCAACATCGCCAAGCTGCTCGCCAACTCCATCATATACCGCTACCTCTGCAGCGAGGACCTGCTCGAGGACGTCCTCGGCGGCAAGGAGGCCCTTGCCGCCTTCCGGGAGTCCGACGAGAAAGGCTACCTCGAAGTCGAG ACCGAGGGGCTGAAGCAGCTCACGTCCATGGGCAGCCTCGTGCTTTGCTGTGGCGATGGCGCCGTCATGAACTCCACCAACTT AGGGCTACTGAGGCATGGAGTCTCCATCTGGATCGATGTCCCTCTCGAATTAGCCGTGAACGATATGTTGAAGAGCAAGGGGGCGCAGGCTATTTCAGACCCTGATTCCTTTTCTCAG GCAATGGCAAAGCTCCGGCAGCGTTATGATGATCTGAAAGAGCGGTATGCAGTTTCAGATGTTACTGTTTCAGTACAGA ACGTGGCTTCTCAGCTAGGCTACAGCAGCATCGACTCTTTGAGCCTGGAGGACATGGTCATTGAG ATTGTGAGTCGGATTGAGAAGCTGATCCAAGCGAAGGCGATGATGGAAGCTGCTGGGAAGCCTGAATGA